From Asterias rubens chromosome 20, eAstRub1.3, whole genome shotgun sequence, one genomic window encodes:
- the LOC117303769 gene encoding alpha-(1,3)-fucosyltransferase 11-like, which produces MDSAVRKRVKSSPASESKTQGPQRPRGGVNAKYVAVFLVVLFTVIFVGTFLGLGVLGLGNDPLKTLMSKTNTRSEVWSSEPEETEMRNSAKPLPVSVKVAPLTKPTILWWTDKLFPHFQGKQTVEIECGLKEGLGTCLTTTDKNVLSDPLARGIIFYGTDFRAYEAPLPREPWHEWALIHEESPLNNQIFSHSVGMSLFNHTSTFRRESDFPITTQHIKNLKYLTERQPLPITKKNQHRQKLAPILYVQSHCNVPSDRDRYVKELMKYIDVDSYGKCANNKQLPENLQDPVESMEAQEFLDFISRYKFHLAFENGICEDYITEKLIRPLHVGSIPIYRGSPSAQDWMPDDHSVIFAEDFKSPKELAAFIKRLDENDGEYQKYLSFKEVGIQNNLLRQTMESRTWGVNEWRVPSFITAFECYVCEKIQERLKAEKAHADDPSQPLLPPRVAKPNHVGCPEPSISHGDWSQVRSRDNIYFWREDFHTSKEQAIALKNMIDKGATDSSKLFDELQQMYQQNG; this is translated from the exons ATGGATTCTGCAGTGAGAAAAAGAGTCAAATCTTCGCCGGCTTCCGAGTCCAAAACACAGGGACCTCAGCGGCCTAGAGGAGGGGTCAATGCTAAGTATGTAGCGGTCTTCCTGGTTGTACTTTTTACGGTGATTTTTGTTGGGACCTTTTTGGGACTGGGCGTTCTCGGCCTCGGTAACGATCCGCTGAAGACACTGATGTCAAAGACGAACACGAGATCTGAAGTTTGGTCATCTGAGCCGGAGGAAACCGAAATGAGAAATTCTGCTAAACCATTGCCAGTGTCGGTGAAGGTAGCACCATTGACAAAACCAACAATTCTTTGGTGGACTGACAAGTTATTTCCGCATTTCCAAGGTAAACAAACCGTTGAGATTGAGTGTGGGCTCAAGGAGGGACTAGGAACATGTCTAACCACAACAGATAAGAATGTTTTATCGGACCCCCTTGCTAGGGGGATTATTTTTTACGGAACCGATTTCCGAGCTTACGAAGCGCCTCTTCCGCGAGAACCTTGGCACGAGTGGGCTCTAATACATGAAGAATCCCCGCTCAACAATCAAATATTTTCGCATTCAGTCGGAATGTCACTTTTTAATCATACGTCAACATTTCGACGAGAGTCGGACTTCCCAATTACAACTCAACACATAAAGAATCTGAAATACCTGACAGAGCGACAacctcttccaataaccaagaAAAATCAGCACCGCCAGAAACTTGCTCCAATTTTATACGTTCAATCTCATTGTAACGTTCCGTCAGATCGTGACCGTTACGTTAAAGAATTAATGAAATATATAGATGTGGATTCCTACGGAAAATGCGCCAACAACAAACAGCTTCCTGAGAATCTTCAAGATCCGGTAGAATCAATGGAAGCGCAAGAGTTCCTCGATTTCATCTCGAGATATAAATTTCATCTTGCGTTTGAGAACGGTATCTGTGAAGACTACATCACCGAGAAGTTGATTCGTCCGCTCCATGTTGGGTCCATCCCAATCTATAGAGGCTCTCCCTCGGCTCAAGATTGGATGCCTGATGATCACTCCGTCATCTTTGCGGAGGATTTCAAATCACCCAAGGAGCTTGCGGCGTTCATCAAACGTCTCGATGAAAACGACGGAGAATATCAGAAATATCTTTCCTTCAAGGAAGTTGGTATCCAGAATAATTTGTTGAG acaaacaatggagagcagAACATGGGGCGTTAATGAATGGCGAGTACCCAGTTTCATCACTGCATTTGAGTGTTACGTCTGTGAAAAGATACAGGAAAGACTGAAGGCAGAGAAAGCCCATGCTGACGATCCCTCCCAACCTTTGCTGCCTCCTAGAGTAGCTAAACCCAATCATGTCGGTTGTCCAGAGCCGTCAATCTCACATGGTGATTGGAGTCAAGTCAGAAGCAGAGACAA CATCTATTTCTGGAGGGAAGACTTTCACACCTCCAAGGAACAAGCCATTGCTTTGAAGAACATGATCGACAAAGGCGCAACAGATTCCTCCAAACTATTTGATGAACTTCAACAAATGTATCAACAAAATGGTTAA
- the LOC117303606 gene encoding E3 ubiquitin-protein ligase MARCH8-like, translating into MPLKKIAVTPIISKQTSVMEETDVGLCNQGNENDSNKEKDEKQNHAKKNPAFIMDPKDIPSQVDGQTQGTQGHQSTVPTSTTTPDKDNDELNKPPLQQRWSKGVLTRTGSTQSSVSVISSNNDICRICHCEGDDELPLVTPCLCLGSLQHVHQACLQQWIKSSNTKSCELCRFPFVMQTKLKPIGKWEKLEMSTGERRKIICSVSFHIIAITCVVWALYVLIDRLTAELRNSNGATEWPFWTKLVVVAIGFTGGLVFMYVQCKVYLQLWRRLKAYNRVIYVQNCPSEERMKVRQSKVVPEPPPAHVEIIN; encoded by the exons ATGCCGCTTAAAAAGATCGCAGTCACTCCGATTATCTCTAAGCAGACCAGCGTCATGGAGGAAACGGATGTGGGTCTCTGCAACCAGGGAAATGAGAATGACAGTAACAAA GAAAAAGACGAAAAACAGAACCATGCTAAGAAAAATCCTGCCTTCATCATGGACCCAAAAGACATCCCCAGCCAAGTAGATGGACAAACACAAGGAACACAAGGACACCAAAGCACTGTGCCTACATCAACAACAACCCCCGACAAAGACAATGACGAACTAAATAAACCACCCTTACAACAACGCTGGTCTAAGGGGGTTCTAACCCGTACTGGTTCCACACAATCCTCAGTCTCGGTGATTTCATCTAACAACGATATCTGTCGTATTTGTCACTGCGAGGGAGATGATGAGTTGCCATTGGTTACGCCGTGTCTGTGTTTGGGTAGCCTTCAGCACGTCCATCAAGCTTGCCTGCAACAGTGGATCAAAAGCTCTAATACAAAGTCTTGTGAGTTGTGTCGATTCCCGTTTGTTATGCAGACTAAGCTGAAACCAATAGGAAAG TGGGAGAAGCTAGAGATGTCAACAGGCGAACGTCGCAAGATCATCTGCTCCGTTTCATTCCACATCATCGCGATCACTTGCGTTGTCTGGGCCCTATACGTTCTCATCGACCGTCTGACAGCAGAACTACGCAACAGCAACGGCGCCACCGAGTGGCCGTTCTGGACCAAGCTCGTTGTCGTTGCGATCGGCTTCACGGGAGGTCTGGTATTCATGTACGTCCAATGCAAGGTTTATTTACAGCTGTGGAGACGGTTAAAGGCGTATAACCGCGTCATTTATGTACAGAACTGTCCGTCTGAGGAGAGGATGAAAGTCCGGCAGTCTAAAGTGGTACCTGAACCCCCACCTGCTCACGTTGAAATAATCAACTAA